A region from the Metopolophium dirhodum isolate CAU chromosome 9, ASM1992520v1, whole genome shotgun sequence genome encodes:
- the LOC132951828 gene encoding large ribosomal subunit protein uL14 — MSKRGRGGSAGAKFRISLGLPVGAVINCADNTGAKNLFVIAVQGIKGRLNRLPAAASGDMIVATVKKGKPELRKKVMPAVVIRQRKPFRRKDGVFLYFEDNAGVIVNNKGEMKGSAITGPVAKECADLWPRIASNASSIA; from the exons GACGTGGTGGTTCCGCCGGAGCCAAGTTCCGGATATCTCTCGGTTTGCCAGTCGGCGCCGTCATCAATTGCGCTGATAACACTG GCGCAAAGAACTTGTTCGTCATCGCCGTCCAGGGCATCAAGGGTCGTTTGAATCGTTTGCCAGCCGCTGCGTCGGGAGACATGATCGTGGCGACAGTGAAGAAAGGAAAGCCAGAACTCCGGAAAAAAG TAATGCCTGCGGTAGTCATTCGACAGCGGAAACCTTTCAGAAGGAAGGACGGGgtgtttttgtattttgaagACAACGCCGGGGTAATTGTCAACAACAAAGGCGAAATGAAAG ggaGTGCTATTACTGGTCCTGTAGCTAAAGAATGTGCAGATTTGTGGCCTAGGATCGCGTCAAATGCCAGCAGTATTgcttga